The Bicyclus anynana chromosome 12, ilBicAnyn1.1, whole genome shotgun sequence genomic interval AGATATTCTTATGATGTAACTGCCAAagtatgtatactaatattattagaaaattcGAGATACAGTTTGGATAAtaaaaccacagaacataataaatttattgttttattaatttatttatttaatgattgaGAGCCAACAAAATacgctaataaataaatagtgccCACTTCGCAATATAATATCGCCAAACAAAATGATTTAAAGAACaagtcataataaaaaaaaaccgtgtgCGTCTCGAgactcgacagaagtgataacttgaacctgctgccgtatgcgtgagagaaaaggAAGCCAAACAGAAGGGCACCGTAACGGGTTACGTTACGAAACGGTTTACCCTTCCATTACAAGTTATCACTTCGAAAGTATACGTCACTTTTCTAAAAGAGGAACACTCCGTATATGAagattgtaggtacctatagtgtTTCTCAAGAcgcttatttaaaataattgctcATATACATGGAAAATGGaataagaatttataaaaatcgTATTATGTACATTCCACTGAAAACCTAGTTTAATTCATTTAACTATATGTAAAATACAACATTCCAATTACAATTGAAATAAAGTTCTCCCCAGAGAAGTAAACATcgataaaaatacattaacaaaACGAAATTAAAACATGCAATATAAAAATGTTGGACCAATGACAATAAAATGGAAAGAAGTGGGCACACCGCATTACCAATAAGTAATCTagcattaaaacaaaaattaatatacataaattcACCTATCCCTTCTCAACCAAAGACTTtctactattagacatgttacgtgcctacaaaatcacagcaaaagccgaatttagctactccaatgagcgcacacatgcacaattttgtgtatttatatatttatatataatatatttatagcttCTTGAAACATCTCGACAATgtaagacaatatttaggtattatttgtataaataactttcgtcgTTTATAATGcgactaaactttaattttaatttagtcgtAATACGACTAAATGaaaatgaagacaattagccacttttgtccgcctcagtttcgatttagtagtaacatatctatagtataaaatctttgtcctCAACTATGTGTGATGCTTTTGAAACAACAGATCAAAGAAACAGACGTTTCGTAGTTTATATTCTCGCTGTAAGCAGAGgcataaatatatttcttcaaaTAGTGTTTCTTCAAATAAAAACCAGTGGGGCAATTtggattttaaaacaaattacattaaGTTCATTTTTCTCTGCACTCAAAAATGATTAAAacatgataaatatttaaaataaatgatttaaaaaaaaattaatttgcacCTCAACTCcaattaaattagttaatacCTAACTAGCACAAAAAGCTATTAGTTTTTTAAGAGCTGTATAATGGCTAATTAACTGTCACATACATCAATATCAATAGCAATACAGTCTTAATCTCTTTCCAGTTAATACccagccgctcagagattgcgtttctgacgtGTCGTGATCAAATGGGACGACCATATTCAATTACCTCGGGTTTGTCTCATCACTAtgaagacaaacagttggcataacctttaAAAGGCGCAATTCAACAACCTTGGACGCCAGTTCGAAGCTTTATTATGAGAAAAGATGAAGCAAAAATCTTTGAATCTCTGGGACatcatatattaataaaaattcaccATGTGTTTTGCAGTTTTATAGCATTTATACAGTTCCAACTTCTATAGCtagcagtagcgaagactgaattttttagtaggtaacccgttcatgtgtGTTTTATAGTCTAAATGTGTTTTGGCTGAATAGCTCGTGgacttttaaaaggtaacccaatAAGAAATGGGTTGTTAGAAACCATCGCCCCTGATAGCTAGCCAATTGTACCAGCTGGTTAATTCATttgtgtgataaataaataaaatactaatggTGTATGCTAGACTTCGCCAAAGTTTGCGTGTTTGGTTTCCTTTGCATGGTTCTGAGCTTCCACTTGACCTTTGAGGAGTTTGCTGCAGATCATACATTTGAGAGTGAACTTGTTCAAGTCAGTGAACTGCCGGGAAGACTTTGCCTCGTGAGCCAACTGTTCTGCCTCTCCGTACACTTCCATGTCTTCGGCTGGGAACAATGTCTGTACGCCACCCTGGAAGtatcaataattgtttttacttacataaccttaattttcattttcctaCAAGACCTCTGAGTATAGTCTGCCAACTGCATGAGAAAAacagtacaaaaaaatatgtaactttTTAGGGGTTCATAGACACAGATCCTCTTTTTAAGGGTTGACTAAAAAAAGGGTTTTGAACCTAATCCCACTGCTAGACTGACTCACTAATATTAATCCTTTTGAACCTAAACTTAAAAATGCGCAGCCATTTTTAAGTTGAGGTTTTTTAGGTTGTTACATAAGCCAAACTGGGCTAAGGATGTAACAACTGTGTGGTATCCCAGCGATAACAAAAGGAGATGCGACAGCCAATTAAGAAGATGAGAAGATGATTTGAAGATGACATCAAGaacattttgtaaaaggaaagtTCATGATTGCAAGGCATGGAAGAtcttggaggaggcctatgccaaaAGGCAAGATGATTTGACAGTGtcgtaaatttttatattaaataataataaaggctattattattattattataattatgtaatattgtTACTTACATCTGATTGTTCTAAATATAGCGGGTCGTAGTGCACACCATCAAACAGTAGAAACACTCGTTGTCCATAATTTTTATCTTCACCAAACCTATTTATTATTGCATTTAATGTATCTACCACAGCCATTTCTATACCATAAAAACGCGATAGAATTGCAATCTGaaacataaaaattacaaatgttagTCATACTTATAATgttattcatacaaaatactCTATCTATAAAAACTTCAAGTAATCACGTTctttatatttagttaaaacCGGACCCTATTACTTTTGAGATACAgtgaaaaatacattattgaAATACGATGAATTGTGGGTATTTTTAAATGTCTgtatcgatcaacactccccttctatactcgtgttgttctccctacctaatttggataggtagggagaacaacacaagcagagaaggggagtgttgattgattgtcaaggaattccttaaccctacctCCAGTAtacacaagtcctggactttgcttggtgtttttctctctaccactcgaaggacccggcacctgcacggtgaatccatggaatgctaagatattcgtctctctcatAACCATGTGTAAGGACCTCATTCATGATATTaaagcaatatattttttgatacagTGCAATGTCAGggtaataactataaaaataatactgcaGTATTACTACAGTAAAGTACCTCAATAGCCCCTCCCCACGAGCTGGGCTGCTGTATCCAGACGCAGTAGTCTGCATTGGGTTTCCCTAGCATGGCTTCATTGTATGTGTCGTGGTCACTCGCCACCTCCATTGCTATGATTTGTCGCATCAGCGTATGCACTGATGTGTCTACATTACCATTTAATACAAAACCTGGAATTAAACAAGTTACTATTATAATTAAGTGGTTGTTTCTGtggtataaaaaaagaaacagaggAAGACAGCGTCGTAGATGGGAGGACGATGTCAGAAAAATAGCAGGTGTCACTTGGAATAGACAAGCAAATAACCGATCAGTGTGGCGGGCtctaggggaggcctatgctgTAAAGCACGACAATCTCAACACGCCGGTGTCaatcaaataaatttgtaaataattttaagatatttgtgattgtttaataaaggctattattattattattattatatgtggTTATGAAGTCCTGGCTCAAGGCACGTATGGCTatgagtatggctttagtataagtgGTATAAGCTCTACCCCACCCCTGAAAGAGGAGGTCTGTGCTTTGTAGtagataaaaaaaagtcaaattgaaattatttcaaatttaaattatttcaatttaaattatttcacgTAGGCTTGGTTTGCGCTCTTAAACATCCAGTTTATAGTAATATAAATTTGTGAGTAACTCCCACTGTACAGGAGAGAGGATACACCAGTTTCTTATTCATTTATAGGTCAAGTAAGTCTCAATAAAATACTATTAGAGCCCACAGACTAACAATTGTAAGTAAGTTGACGAAATTGCATACTGTTACAATTTAATTGGGACAACTTTTTAATAGTACATAATCGAAAAAGAAACAGGATTCTGATGCGATTGGTGTCCAATTTATTAGTTGGACAATTTAGTTAGAGACGATGTGCAGGGTAGCAATATAATATCATTATCAGTGGCGACCGCAATAGACCGGAAGAGGTCATCGTGATACAGGAGCCTCGTGAAGATCTGCAGAGCCGCAACATCAAGAAGAAGTCATATATAACTATACCTATTAGTTTTACTCTGCGATTTAGTCGGCCAACTTGCTATAGTGTGTCCGCGGGAGCTCTTAAAAGCCCAAAAAATTCCTCagctgataataatatattattaattactaccAAAGGAGATATACTAAAATAGTCTTTTTGATGTTAAACAAAAGTACAATACAGTACAATAAATAGAAGACCAAATGTAACagcaaacaataaaatttaaagcaGAATTTGTAGCAtcatcataataaaattaataaattcaaaacaatGAAGTGGCATTGTTCTAAAAATAGTTCACAGAGGCGTAGTAGTTTGCTCCTTTGGTTTCATGTTAAGATCGCGTGGGAATCACACACCACACCTACAGAGTAATCAATAGTTACCTATGCTAGTGAACAGACAAGAGTTGTCTGAAGGCACCACTCTTTTCATCAAAATCCCTGGTCTACAGGGGCTAATGCTCTCATGCGACGTTCCATTCTCCACAGGCTGCGCTACGTCGGGTTTTGTCACGCTCGGGGTCACTGGAGGTGACTTTTCTTCGATGATCAACGTCTCGCCAGTCTTCAAACCTATTTCACTTAGTTTTTTGTTATCGTTACTAACATCTATTGGCTTGGGAGGGTAACCACATAACACGCAAATCCTCTCGCAGCTAACGTCCGATATGCTTGAGAGAAACAATTTTAATTCACCCACAGTGCTATCAGAGGTCAAATCCTTCAGTATTTGCTGGccatttttacttttaactttaaacgctaGCGATGCCATTGTATTGAATAAAACTTTGTATACACTAAactattattgattaaattgCAATTCTTTGTCAAAGAGTGGAGATACGCGACAAATaaaagttgttataaataaataacataacgtTACGTAGGCGTCTGATTTTTGAATgacaataaaaattacaaaagcaaAACCAAAACAATGTGACAGTGACACTGACAGTGTGAGTGACATTTCAAGTCTAGAAGTACGACAGTTGTCTTTGGCCTATGAAAAGATTCTAGAGTTCTTTTTATGAAAGAAGTCTCGCGGCTAAGACCTTTAGTTCAGGACAGAGTGTAGGACacaaaatatgacaataaacCCGGATTTATCTTTGTCTGACGTTgccttataaaatatatgataccgattctgttttgATGCGTCATGACACATGATACGTCACACAAATATAAACCCAGCTTTATTATAC includes:
- the LOC112046250 gene encoding ubiquitin thioesterase OTU1; translated protein: MASLAFKVKSKNGQQILKDLTSDSTVGELKLFLSSISDVSCERICVLCGYPPKPIDVSNDNKKLSEIGLKTGETLIIEEKSPPVTPSVTKPDVAQPVENGTSHESISPCRPGILMKRVVPSDNSCLFTSIGFVLNGNVDTSVHTLMRQIIAMEVASDHDTYNEAMLGKPNADYCVWIQQPSSWGGAIEIAILSRFYGIEMAVVDTLNAIINRFGEDKNYGQRVFLLFDGVHYDPLYLEQSDGGVQTLFPAEDMEVYGEAEQLAHEAKSSRQFTDLNKFTLKCMICSKLLKGQVEAQNHAKETKHANFGEV